CAGCGACAAGCCGGTGCTCATTCTGGACGACGTCTTCTCGGAGTTGGACACGCCACGCCGCCGGCAGTTGATGAGCGCGATGGGCCGATTTGAGCAGGTGCTCATTACATGTACGGATATGGACCCCTTCGATGATGCGTTCCTGGAGCGCGCTACTGTATACTGGGTGCAGGATGGCCGTGTGGAGGCGCAACGCCTCCCCGCCGAGGTGCGCGAGCGGTCGCCGTGATGCGGGAGGGGAAAGTTTGACGGCTCTGCGGCTGCCTCTGGAAGTTGCGGCGCTCATCAGCGCGGTAGCGCTTCTGGCTGGCTGCGCCGACGACCGCCTGGCCGACATGCAGAAGCAACTGACGCTTCAGAACGAGCAGTTGGCACGGATAGAGGCTGTCATGGCCACCGTGACCGCCCCGACACCGACTCCCACCGCCACTCCCATCCCAACCCCCACTCCCATACCCACACCCACACCCGTGCCCACCCCGACACCGACTCCCATTCCAACTCCTACGCCGCTCCCGACGCCGCGGCCCGTGACGCTGGGAAACGTTCTGGAGAAGACCATCGTGAAGGTCCGCCCGTCCGTGGTGCGGATAATCAACAACCAGGCGCGCGTCACCGGCTCAGGCATCGTGCTGGACGGGGCCGGACATATCCTGACCAACAATCATGTGGTCGTCTCGGCCAGCGTTGTCACGATCGTGATGGAGGACGCGCCGCCGGTGACGGGACAGGTGATAGCAAGAGACACGGTCAGGGACCTGGCTATCGTGAAGATTCCCGCGGGCGGCCTCACGCCCGCGGTGCTGGGCTTGTCCGCGCCGGTGCGGCCCGGCGAGGAGGTCGTCGCGGTGGGCTACGCCCTGGGCATCGCGGGCCCGCCCACGGTCTCCTACGGCGTTGTCTCGGCCATCCGCGTGCAGCGGACTCCGAACCTGACCTATATCCAGACAGACGCCGCGGCCAACCCGGGGAGCAGCGGCGGCCCCCTGGTGAACCTGGACGGCGAAGTCATCGGCATCATCACGCAGCGAGTCCTCGCGCCGCCGGGAACCGCCCAGACCGCGGAGGGGCTGAACTTCGCGACGGCCATAGACGGCATCCGCGCGGTGTTGCCCGACCTGCTGCGCGGGAACTAGCCCCCACGGTCATCCCCCTTCAATGGCGCGCCCCATCCTCGCCTGCGCGTAGGTAGACCCCCATGCTGACCGACCTGCTCATCCTGGGACTGGCCGCCGCGCTGGACGCGGCCTTCGGCGAGCCGCCGCGCCCGCTGCACCCAGTCGTATGGATGGGCAAGGCCATCTCCCTGCTGGAGCGGCTGGCCCCGCGCGCCAGCCCACCGCGAGAGTTCGTGTACGGGCTGGGCATGGCCATCATCGTGACCGTCGTGGCGGGCGGCGTGGCCGCTGTCGCCGTGGCGGCGGCGCGCGGCGTGAGCGCGGTCGCCTACGTGATCGTTGGCGCGCTGCTCCTGAAAGGCGTCTCCGCCGTGCGGGAGCTGGCGGCCTCCGCGGAGCGGGTGCGCGCGTCGCTGGCCGCGGGCGACCTTGAGGGCGCGCGCAACGCCGTCAGGGCCATCGTCGGACGGGAGACGGCGCAGCTTGCGCCGGAGATGGTGGCGTCGGCTGCGGTCGAGTCGGTGGCGGAAAACAGCACGGACGCGTTCATCGGCCCGTGGCTCTACTTCGCCCTGTTCGGCGTGCCCGGCGCCGTCATCTACCGCGCCATCAATACGCTGGACAGCATGGTGGGACATCGGGGAAGGTACGAGTGGCTGGGCAAGGCGTCGGCCATGCTGGACACGGCGGCGAACCTCGTTCCGGCCCGGCTGACCGGCCTGCTCATCGTCGCCGCCAGCGTCGTGGCGGGTTGCGACGGCCGGGGCGCATGGCGCGTCATGTGGCGCGACCACGGCGTGACCGCCAGTCCCAACGCGGGCTGGACCATGAGCGCGATGGCGGGCGCGCTCGGCGTGCGACTGGAGAAAGTCGGCCACTACGCGCTCGGCCCTTCCGTGGAAGGGCGCCCGCCGCGGCCCGACGACATCCGCTCCGCGACGCGCATCATGTGGGTGGCGGCAACGCTCGGCCTGCTCATTGCGCTGGGGATGGCCGCCGCGCTGCGAGCGCTGGCTACAGGGTAGGATAGCCCCGCTGGCGGTACGGGAAATCCTTCAGTTCCGATGTGATGCGCGGCTCGATGGGGTGATGGTAGAAGGCGCGGATCTCGCTGATGCGCCCCTCGTGGAAGACGCACCAGTCCACGCCGCGCCAAAGCACCGCATGGCTGGCCCCGCGAGGTATGAAGCGCATGGTCCACTCCATGACCGCCTCGTTGCCCTGTACCACGGTGCGGTCAATGGCCCACGTAGCGCCGAGGCGCTGGTGCAGATCGAGCCAGTGGGCCGCGAGGGCGTCGGCGCCGCGGACGGGGTCACGCAGGGGGAAGTAGTGGACGACGTTCGGCGCGAACGCGCTCTTCATCAGGACCACGTCGCCCGCGCTGCATCCCTGGTAGTAGCGCTTGAGTACGTCCAGGTACGGATAGTCGCTCATACGCTGCCTCCCGCGCCGATGTGCCGCCATTATGGGGGATAGGCGCACCGCAGGCAAGGGAGCGCGGGGAAGGCCGCCAGTCGATTACTGTCTTGTGGCTTTGTCTTACTCGAACGCTTAGGCACATAGTAAGCATGACACGTGCGCCACAAGCTATCAATCTCTCAAGACGGATTGCAACAAAGCAAATGCAATCTCGCCCTAACGCTTGTATTTGGATATCAATTCTTGTAGCCCGGACCTGCCCAAGCCAGTCTGTTTGACGCTCAGGATGGCTGCAAGTGTGCCGTTAGGAAGGCCGTCGTTCTTATCTGGTATCACAGTAGTGCGTGGATATCTCTCGCCTGGAAACTGTTTGAAAAGAAAAACGCCGTGGGTAGCTTGCCCACGGCGTTGCCATTTGTCCTTTTTGAGAAGCTGTATCAGACCCTTGCCGCTAATGTTCATGCACGCAGATTACACAGCCGCAGCCACTGGCGCTGCCCAAGAGGCCTTGCGTGAGGACGATGATTTTGGTGGACGAATAACGCTTGGATGGACTCCGTGGTCCGCAAGAAACTCCTTGCTGAAACCCATCTGCTCTACTTGGTTCAATTGAAGCAGTACCGCGCCGGTAAGCTCTTTACGCACTACTTTCAAGGTGCTGCCATATGTCGCCGTGCCCAATTCAAGACATTCGGCTAGCCACTCCCCTGCCTCCTCTCTGAATTCAGCAGTAAGGATGATCTGTTCTATAGACTTGCCGCCGCCCTTGAACCGAATGACCGAAAACGTCGCTCGCATTGGCGCACCCTCCATAATAGTGGAACTAATCAACGTTACAGGATCAAAATGTCATGCCAGATATTATACACTATGTGTTCATTGCCAACAGGTTACTTTGCAAAACGTACTCTATTGCATCCAAACGTTGCACTTGCATGACTTGCGTACCACCTCCCAAAGTGGTGCAAATACAAACCGACCCACTATCCTCCGCCTGCCTCGTCCCGCCGTTGCGGAACCCACACCCTATGGCGTAGAATAGTCGTTTGGCTGGCCCGCGTCCTTCCGCGGAAGGAGCGCGTCGCCTTCACCACTGTGAAAGGAGCCCCGGGTGTGATCACCACCGTCGTCGGCAACTACCCCAAGATACCCCCGTCCGGGCAGGGAGTCCCCAGCCTGCGCGCGAGCATCCAGTTGCTCGACCAGGGCAAGCTTACCCAGGCCCAGCTTCGGGCGGTCCAGGAACAGAACACCGTTGACGTCATCAACGAGCACGTCCAGGCCGGCATTGACCTGGTCACGGACGGCCATGTGCGGTGGGACGACCCCATGACCTACCTCGCGGGCGCGATAGACGGCTTCGCGCTCACCGGCCTGGTCCGCTGGTTCGACTCGAACACCTACTACCGCCAGCCCGTCTGCCAGGGCAAGCTGACGTGGAAGGGCCCCATCACCGTCCGCGACTACACGTTCGCGGCGGGGCACAGCCCCCGGCCCGTGAAGGCCGTCCTGACGGGACCGTACACCCTGGCGAAGCTCTCGGTGGACACCTGCTACAAGGACTTGCGCGCCTTTACGCTGGCCCTGGCCCAGGTCCTGAACCGGGAGGCCAAGGCGCTGGAGAAGGCGGGCGCCAAGCTCATCCAATTCGACGAGCCGGCCATCGTACGGAACAAGGGAGACATCGGGCTGTTCAAGGAGGCCATGACCGCGCTGACGGCGGGACTCACGGCCCGGACCGCCCTGTACACCTACTACGGCGACATCCAGAGCATCGCTTCGGACTTCCTGAAGCTGCCGTTCAACATCCTCGGCCTGGACTTCGTGGGAGGCGCGGCGAACTGGGCCGTGCTGCGCGACTTCCCGCAAGACAAAGAGCTGGCAGCCGGCATCATGGACGCCCGCAACACGCGCATGGAGACGGTGGACGAGGTCGCGGAGTCGGTGCGGCGGCTCTCCAAAATCATGCCGCTGTCCCGCCTTTCCGTCAACCCAAGCTGCGGGCTGGAGTTCCTGCCCCGTGTGAGCGCCCGTCAGAAGCTGAATCGGCTGGTGGAGGGCGCGCGCAAGGCCCAGGAGGTGTTGGCATGACCACGGGACTCTGGACGACGGCTGTCGGAAGCTACCCCAAGCCCGATTATCTGCTCCAGGCACGCAACAAGGCCGCGCGCAAGGAGATCACCCCCGCCGAGCTGAACAAGCTGGAGCGCCAGGCCACCGAGATGTGGATGCGCTTCCAGGACGAGCTAAGCATGGACCTGCCCGTGGACGGCGAGATGTATCGCGGCGACATGGCCGCCTACTTCGCCGAGAACATGGAGGGCTTCACCACCAGCGGCCTGGTGCGCTCCTACGGCAATCGCTACTACCGCAAGCCCATCGCCAAGGGGGCCGTGGGCCGCAAGGGGCCTATCACCG
Above is a genomic segment from Dehalococcoidia bacterium containing:
- a CDS encoding trypsin-like peptidase domain-containing protein, coding for MTALRLPLEVAALISAVALLAGCADDRLADMQKQLTLQNEQLARIEAVMATVTAPTPTPTATPIPTPTPIPTPTPVPTPTPTPIPTPTPLPTPRPVTLGNVLEKTIVKVRPSVVRIINNQARVTGSGIVLDGAGHILTNNHVVVSASVVTIVMEDAPPVTGQVIARDTVRDLAIVKIPAGGLTPAVLGLSAPVRPGEEVVAVGYALGIAGPPTVSYGVVSAIRVQRTPNLTYIQTDAAANPGSSGGPLVNLDGEVIGIITQRVLAPPGTAQTAEGLNFATAIDGIRAVLPDLLRGN
- the cbiB gene encoding adenosylcobinamide-phosphate synthase CbiB, giving the protein MLTDLLILGLAAALDAAFGEPPRPLHPVVWMGKAISLLERLAPRASPPREFVYGLGMAIIVTVVAGGVAAVAVAAARGVSAVAYVIVGALLLKGVSAVRELAASAERVRASLAAGDLEGARNAVRAIVGRETAQLAPEMVASAAVESVAENSTDAFIGPWLYFALFGVPGAVIYRAINTLDSMVGHRGRYEWLGKASAMLDTAANLVPARLTGLLIVAASVVAGCDGRGAWRVMWRDHGVTASPNAGWTMSAMAGALGVRLEKVGHYALGPSVEGRPPRPDDIRSATRIMWVAATLGLLIALGMAAALRALATG
- a CDS encoding nuclear transport factor 2 family protein, which translates into the protein MSDYPYLDVLKRYYQGCSAGDVVLMKSAFAPNVVHYFPLRDPVRGADALAAHWLDLHQRLGATWAIDRTVVQGNEAVMEWTMRFIPRGASHAVLWRGVDWCVFHEGRISEIRAFYHHPIEPRITSELKDFPYRQRGYPTL
- a CDS encoding methylcobamide--CoM methyltransferase produces the protein MITTVVGNYPKIPPSGQGVPSLRASIQLLDQGKLTQAQLRAVQEQNTVDVINEHVQAGIDLVTDGHVRWDDPMTYLAGAIDGFALTGLVRWFDSNTYYRQPVCQGKLTWKGPITVRDYTFAAGHSPRPVKAVLTGPYTLAKLSVDTCYKDLRAFTLALAQVLNREAKALEKAGAKLIQFDEPAIVRNKGDIGLFKEAMTALTAGLTARTALYTYYGDIQSIASDFLKLPFNILGLDFVGGAANWAVLRDFPQDKELAAGIMDARNTRMETVDEVAESVRRLSKIMPLSRLSVNPSCGLEFLPRVSARQKLNRLVEGARKAQEVLA